The Rhodothermales bacterium DNA segment CCGGCTGTGGTGTGGTAGGACGTATATGTGGTCCGGGGAAACTCAGACAGGAATCCGGGCGCCTGCTCCTCAATCCGCTTCGAAACATCAATGATGTCGACCCGCCGTTCCGGCTGGATGTCGACAGTTACTTCAGCAGGTTCCTGAGCCATTACTTGGTGTGGGCGTTGGAAATGAGGGAGCGGCCTTCTGAATCAGCAGAGGTGAACGAGGTGTCCCCGTCACCGTTCCGAACCTGTCGTGCCGACACGCTTCCTTCTTGGAATCGTATACGAAAAGGTTCATCGGATGGCACGTCGCGCGCGCTGACAATGCGACGACCGGCGTGTTCGACGAGCGCAAAGCCGGTTTCAAGCGGTCGGAGGGGGTTCATCCCTTCGAGACGGGCCTTGCGCGCTTCCAGTTGCAGCTTCGCACGCTCCAGCAGGGAGGCCAGGGAGCGCTCCAGTCGCGTGACACGTCGGTCCACCTCGCCCCGCGCCCGGTCGATGCGCAGCCCGGGATGCGGGACCCGGCGTGCCCGCTCCACTAGTGCCCTGGCGCGTTGGATACGCGCACGGATGAGTCCGTCCTGTCTGGCCGCGATCGCGCGCAGCGTGCCACGGAGCTCTTCCTGGTCCGGAACCGCAAGCTCGGCCGCCATGCTCGGCGTAGCCGCTCGCTGGTCCGCCACAAGGTCAACCAGCGTGGAGTCGGACTCGTGACCGACACCCGAGACAACCGGTATTCCGGACGCGTGCACGGCGCGCACCGTCACCTCCTCGTTGAACGCCCAAAGGTCCTCAAGGCTGCCACCACCCCGTCCGACAATCAATACATCCGGACGCTGCGGATGTGACCCGGGCAGGCGGTTGAAGGAGCGCACCGCCCGCGCGATATCGTTTGCGGCGCCATCGCCCTGGACCAGAACCGGCTGCACCACCACCCGCGCCAGGGGATATCGCCGCTTGAGAACGGTGAGGATATCCCGGACCGCAGCGCCCGTGGCGGACGTCACCACCCCTACACACCGGGGGAATCGTGGCAGTGAGCGTTTCCGTGCGGGGTCGAACAGCCCCTCGAGGTCCAGCTTGCGGGCCAGTTCGGCGAGCGCCTTCTGAAGTGCGCCCTCTCCAGCGGGCTGCATGCTGCGCACGCTGATTTGCAGGTCTCCGCGCGCGGCATACACAGTCAGGCCGCCCCGGATGCGGACGCGCATGCCGTCGGCAGGCCGAAACCGCAGGCGAGCTGCGTCGGAGGCCCACATGGTGCAACGGACCTGTGCGCGTTCGTCCTTGACCGTAAAGTAGCAGTGTCCGGAGCGGGGGCGCTTGAAGTTGGAGATCTCGCCTTCAACGAAGACGGTTCGGAACTCTCTCTCGACGAGGCCGGCCAGTCGGCTGACCAGTCGCGTCACCGTTACCGGTTCTTCGCTGCGTCCCCCTGTGTATCTTCCCTCCACCACGGAATAAACAATACGATGGGCAAAGGCGACAAACGCACCAGACGCGGCAAGATTCGGGCAAAGTCCTACGGCAAGAGTCGACCGCGCAAAAGCAACAAGGCATCCAAGAAGTCCTGAGCATGCGAAAGACCGGCGTGGCCCGTGCACAGTGGTCCGCACTGGCCACGGCAGTGCTTCTGCTGATCGCGCCCCGGTCGGGCGCGCAAGAGCTTGATCTCGGGTTTCTGCAGACCCGCGCGGAGGCGACGGGCTACGCGGAAACCACGGGCTATGACGAGGCGGTGGCCTTTCTCGAGGTTGCGGCAGCCCAGTCGGACCGGCTCCACATTACCACTTTCGGATACACGACAGAGGGGCGTTCGCTGCCACTGGTGGTCTGGGGGGACGTGGATCCTGATCCTGTCTCACTTCGCGAAGACACCCGGCTCCGCATCTACCTGCAGGGCAACATCCACGCCGGCGAGGTTTGCGGAAAGGAGGCCATGTTGGCTCTGGTCCGGGACCTGGCCGCCGGTGGTTATGACGCGTGGCTGGACGATGTCGTCCTGCTCATCGCACCCATCTATAACGCGGATGGGAACGAGCGCGTCAGCCTCTACAACAGGCCGAGACAGCACGGGCCCGTGGGGGGCATGGGGCAGCGACCGAATGCCCGCAATCTGGACCTGAATCGGGACCACATGAAGCTCGCGAGTCCCGAAGCACGCTCTCTGGTCCGCATGATCAGCGCCTATGATCCACACGTGCTGGTGGATCTGCATACCACCAACGGATCCCGCCACGGATACCATCTGACGTACGCGCCGCCGCTGAATCCGAACACCCACCCGGCCATCGACGGGCTTCTTCGCGACGAGCTTCTGCCGGCAGTCACGGACGCCGTTCGCGAGCAGCACGGCTGGGAATTCTACCACTACGGCAACCTGCCCTTCCGGAATGCCCCGCGTGGCTGGTACACGTTTGATCATCGCCCGCGATTCAGCAACAACTATGCGGGCCTGCGCAACCGATTCGGCATTCTCTCGGAGGCCTACTCCTACGCGTCGTTCGAAGATCGAGTGCGTGCCTCACGGGCGTTTGTGGAGGCCATCGTGAACTATGCGGCAGCGAATCGGGAAGCCATGATGGGCGCCCTTCGGGAGGCGGACGATGCCGTCCTGCCGGGATCGGAGTACGGCGTGACGGCCACCTGGAAGCCAACGCCTGAGGATGTCCCCATCCTGCTGGGAGAGGTGGAGCAGGTCCGAAACCCGTACTCCGGGGCTCCGATGCTCCTGCGAACAGATGAGACACGGGTCGAGGACATGCCGGCGTACATCGCCTTTCAGGCCGCCGAGACGACCGTGCTACCGGAAGCCTACCTGATTCCTCCCGGCCACGATTCGGTCATCGCTCTCCTGAAGGACCATGGTGTGGAAGTCATGGCGGCTCCGGGCGGGCGCGCGCTCGGCGAGGCCTTTGGCATTGACTCGACGCGTGTCGCTGAGCGCGCCTTCCAGGGCGTGAATGAGCGCACAATACTCGGAAGCTGGGCGCCGCGTTCTCAGGAGACGACTCAGGAGTGGACCCGGGTGCCTCTGGCGCAACCCCTTGGCCGCCTCGTGGCGTATTTGCTGGAGCCAAGGAGTGACGACGGCATTGTCAATTGGGATCTGATACAGTTCGACGGACCGGAATACCCGATCCTGCGCATCCCCGCCGGGCATCGGGAGTGAGCGCTCCGTACCCGATTGATGCCATCCTGGAAACCGAACGGCACGGCTTCGACGAGCTGGCGGAGTCGGTGCTTGCCTACCAGCGACAGGAGAACCCGGTGTACCGCCGGTTCAGCCAGGTAGCACGGCATCTGCCGGTGGAGGCCTTCAAGCGCACGGCGGTCACCACTTTCCCGGCTGAAGAGGCCGAGGCGGTCTTCCAGTCCAGCGGCACGGGATCAGGCACGCCGTCTCGGCACTACGTGCGGTATCGGGACGACTATCGTGCGGTGGTCACTGCGGGGTACACGCGCATCTTCGGCGATGGGCCCCGGCGCATCATTGCTCACCTGCCTGCCTATGCGGAGACCTCATCGCTCGTAGCCATGGCCTCCGATCTGATGGAGCGGTTCGGGGCCGACGGCTCGGGTTTCTTCCTGGATGACCCGGGCTTGCTGGACCGGGCCGTGCATACTCCCGGAGCCCCGATCTGGCTGATCGGCGCTGCATTTGGTTTGCTGGATCTGGTCGATGAGCGGCCTCGCGCGCTGCCGGAGGGCAGTGTTGTCGTTGAAACCGGCGGCATGAAGACCCACAGACGGAGCATACCCCGGACCGAGCTTCATGCGCGGCTGCAAGTGGGCTTTTCAGTGCCTGTGACGTCACTCTGGAGTGAATACGGCATGTGTGAGCTGATGTCCCAGGCCTGGGGGCGTTCTGGGGAGGCCTTCGAATCGCCGCCCTGGATGAAGGTCTCGATCGTGAATCCGGAGGATCCCGTGCGGGAGGTACCGGCGGGTCAGACTGGTGCGATTGCCGTGGTGGACCTTGCAAATCAGCACTCGGCCTCGGCCATCCTTACGCAGGACCGGGGTCGCATGGCCCCGGGGGATCGATTCGAAGTACTTGGCCGTCTTACAGGCGCCGAACTGAGGGGCTGTAATCACTTGATGGAGCAGGTTTGATCCGAATCGACCACCAGATCCACCCCAGTGTGCGCACCATTCGCATGGACCGGGCGGAGAAACGCAATGCGTTGGATGCCGAACTCGTCGAGGCATTGACGGCCGCCGTGGTGCATGCGGACGAGGACGATGCGATACGGGTGATCGTGCTTACCGGGACAGGCAAGGCTTTTTCCGCAGGGGCCGATCTGGCGGCGCTGCAACGACTTGCGTCTGCGTCATTCGAAGACAACCTGAATGACAGCCGCACCCTGGCCGACCTGTTCGAGTCGGTCTATCAGAGCAGCAAACCGGTGGTCGCCCGTGTCAACGGGCATGCCATCGCCGGCGGTTGCGGATTGGCCGCCGTATGCGACTTTGTCGTGGCGGACGATCGGGCACGATTCGGATTTACTGAGGTTCGGATCGGCTTTGTGCCGGCCATCATTTCGGTGTACCTGCTGGAACGGTTTCCGGAAGCCGCGGTCCGGCGCGACTTCCTGCACGGGGGCCTGTTTACAGCAGCGGAGGCCGCGGAGCGCGGGTTGGTGAATCAAGTGGTGGGCGCAGATGCGCTCGACGCCGCGGTTGCCTCGCTGGCGGGGGACCTCGCCCGTGAAACAAGTCCTACCGCCGTCGCGGCCACGAAACTGCTCCTGCGTCAACAGCATCCGGATCACGACGTCCGCCTGGAGCGGGCGGTTGAACTCAACGCGCGCGCACGCGGAACGGCGGAGTGCCGGGCGGGCGTGGCGGCCTTCCTGGCCAAGACACCCTTTCCCTGGGCGGACGCATGGGACTCCAACGCGTAAGGCCCTTTTCCGGGAAGCAGTACCCCGAAGCCCAGCGAGAGGCCATCGCCGCGCTTTGGAAGTGGTACGACGTCTCCGGATCCGATCGTGCCACCAAGGAGGATGCCGCCAGGGTTCGATCGGGCGGGCAGCCACTCCGGGTCCCGGCCATGCACTGGCGGCTGCTCGAGGACCGATGCCGGAGATTGAAGGTCGACCCGGTGCCGCTGGCGAACCGGCTGGAAGCGACTGCAAGGCTGCGTTACGGAGACGGGCCGGTCTCCGGAGCCGAGATCACCCCGTTCCTGGATCAGCTTGTCGGATGCGTTGCATCGACGTATGTGAGCCTGATCGGGATGAAGGGCTCCTGGCAGCGCAAATCCGCATCGGAATTCGCGCAGGGCCTCATCCTGTTGGAGTACCTCCAGTGGGCTCCTGAGTACGCGCGGCGCGGCATGACGCTGTTTTGCCGCAAGGAACTGAAACAGGCGGGGATCACCGTCGACGACCTGGCTGGAACGGAGCCGCCCAAAGGCTACCGCGCGCTGGCTTGGAAACAGAGCATCCGAGCACGAGACGCGCTTGCCGGCGCACGAACGCTGATCGTAGAGCTGGATTTTCTGGACCGGCTCTATACCAAGCGGGTCTGGTTCGCCGCGCTCGAATCCCTCTACGTGCTCGACAAACGGGACTTCGACGTCTGGACGGAGAAGCCGAGTCTTTCTCCGGTGGCGAAGGCCAGGGTGGGTATTCAGAGTATTTTCGGTCGCACCGCGTTCCGCTCCTCGTAGCTTCCCGCACACGCAGCCGCCAGATCATGAGCATCACCTACAAGGACGCCGGAGTCGACATCGAGGCCGGCGAAGAGACGGTTCGCCGCATCAAACCCCTGGTGAGATCCACCTTTACCCCCGGTGTGCTGGCCGACATCGGTGCATTCGGCGGATTTTTCGAGCTGGACCTCGCCGCCTGGAAACGGCCGGTCCTGGTCTCCTCGGTCGATGGGGTCGGCACCAAGCTGAAGGTTGCCTTCCGCTCGGACAAGCACGACACGGTTGGACAGTGTTTGGTGAACCACTGCGTCAACGACATCGCCGTCTGTGGAGCGAAGCCGCTCTATTTCCTGGACTATTTCTCCACCGGAGCACTGGATCCTGGCGTGGCGGAGGATGTGATTGCCGGATTTGCCGTCGCCTGTCGGGAGAATGGTTGTGCACTGATTGGCGGCGAAACGGCAGAAATGCCGGACCTGTACCAGGAGGGTGAGTATGACCTTGCCGGCACGGTGGTGGGTGTGGTCGAGAAGGACCGCATCCTTGACGGAAGCCGCGTGGAGAAGGGCGATGTGCTCATCGGACTTCCCTCGACCGGATTGCACACGAACGGCTACTCACTTGCCCGCAAGGTGTTGTTCTCGCGGTTTGAAGTGACTGATCGTCCGGATGCGCTGGGGGGCGCCTCGGTGGGTGAGGCATTGCTCGCCGTCCATCGTTCATATCTGCAGGCGATTCAGGCACTGACCGAGCGAGACATGGCGCATGGGTTTGTGCACGTCACCGGCGGAGGCATCCCCGGCAATACCCGGCGCATCATGCCGGATGGCCTCACATTCGAGGTCCTCTACGAGGCCTGGGAGCGCCCTGCGCTTTTCCGTTTGATCCAGGAAATCGGGCACGTTCCGGAGGAGGATATGAGACGAACGTTCAACCTGGGCATCGGGCTCATTGCCTGCGTGCCCGGTGCTGCAGCCTCTGAGGCCCTGGAGATCTGGCGGAGCATGGGCGAGGAGCCTGCCGTGATCGGACGCGTGCTCGCCGACGCGTAATCGGCGAAACCTGACGCCGACTTTTCGGTGTCAGGGATCGGTGTCGATGTTATTCTCCTTGAACTGAATCGGCATGCTCTCTATAGCGGTAATTATCGTACTCAGCTACCTGGTAGGATCGATCCCGGGTAGCATTCTGGTCGGCAAGGCCCTGTATGGGGTCGATCTGCGGGCGCACGGGTCTGGCAATGCCGGCGCCACGAACACCTTCCGGGTTCTGGGTTGGAAGGCAGGCACGCTCGCCACGGTCATCGACGTAGGCAAGGGACTGCTGGCCGCCGGACTGATCGCAACCATCCGCATTGACGCGGTGCCGCAGGGACTCGGCTTCTGGAATGCCGAATCGGTGATCAGACTCATCGCAGGGATTGCGGCTGTGGTGGGACATATGTATCCCGTGTGGGCCGGATTCCGGGGTGGCAAGGGCGTGAACACGTCGGCGGGCGTGCTCTTTGCGCTTACGCCGGTTTCGATGCTCATCACACTGGCGGTATTCGCCACAGTGCTGTTCCTGTCGCGCTACGTCTCCCTGGCCAGCCTAGCCGCCACGGCTGCGTTCCCGTCCACGATTGCGATCCGCAAATATGTATTTGGGGTCGACACGCTGGACGCCAGTCTGCTTTTTCTGAGCCTGATCATGGCGGCTGCCATTTTTTACGGCCACCGATCCAATATCGAGCGATTGCGCAGTGGGACCGAGTCCCGGATCCGCAGCTTCCGACCTGCCGTCGGGATGCGGAATCGGGGAGAACTCTGACTTTGTGGAAGATCGTATTGCCGTAATCGGAGCCGGCAGCTGGGGAACCGCGCTGGCTATCAGTCTCGCCCTGGGAGGGCGGGATGTTTCGTTGTGGGCGCGTCGTTCGGAGGCGGCCGAGGTCATGCGGACCGAGCGCCACAATCCGACGTATCTCCCCAGGGCCATCATTCCGGACGGTGTCCAGGTCACGTCTGATCTGGAATCGGCCATCCGCGACAGGGGAGTCTGGTTGTTTGCCACTCCCAGTCAGTCCGTGCGAGAAGTGGCGGGCAAAGTGGCTGGTTTCGCGACGCCGAAGCACGTGTTGGTTTCGGTCGCAAAAGGCATTGAGAACGGCACGCTTCTGACCACGTCCGGCGTGTTGCGGGAAGCCGTGCCGACGGTGCCTGCCGAGCGCATCGGCGTGCTGTACGGCCCGAGTCACGCCGAAGAGGTCGCTGCCGCAGTGCCGACGGCAGTTGTGGTGGCGTTCGACGACCTGGAGGTGGCCGAGCACGTGCAGGACCTCTTCATGTCGCCCCGACTTCGCGTTTACTCGAACCCGGACCTGTTGGGCGTTGAGATCGCGGGTTCGGTCAAGAACATCCTGGCCATCGCCACCGGCATTTGTGATGGTGTTGGCTACGGCGACAACGCCAAGGCCGCCCTGATCACCCGGGGCATCGCCGAAATCAAGCGCCTGGGCGTTGCGATGGGGGCGCGGGAGGAGACGTTTTCCGGCCTCGCAGGCATCGGTGACCTTGTCGTGACGTGCATGAGTCGACATAGTCGCAACCGGTACGTAGGAGAGCAGATCGGAAAGGGGCGTGCCCTCGACGACATTCGCAGCGAAATGAAGATGGTCGCAGAGGGCGTGCGCACGGCCGTTTCGGTGCATGAACTGGCTGCCCGGCACAAGGTGGAAATGCCCATCGTCGAAGCCGTCTACGACATCCTGTTTAACGGGAAGGCGCCGAGGGCCGCGGTGCACGATCTCATGACCCGCGCGGCCAAGCGAGAAGACCGTCTCTACATCGACAGCCCGGCATGATTTCCGAATCCCCCCAGGAAAAGAGCCTCAGTCTTAGTGATGTCCAGCGTCTTGCCGGGATCGGGGAGGGGCAGTTTATCGAGTTCAAACGGCGAGTCCCTCAGGGGCGCCGCCTCGCCAAGGAGGTCGTGGCGTTTGCGAATTCCAGCGGCGGACATCTGCTGCTTGGTGTGAACGATGCGGGGGAAGTTGTCGGCTTGCGCGATGTGCATGAGGAGATCTTCGCGCTCGAACGTGCCCTGGAGCAGCACTGCTATCCGGCCGTCGCGTATTCGCTGGAGCGGGTGGAGGTCAGTCGCCGTCGCGAGGTTATCGTGGTGCGCGTCCCCGAATCGGAAGGCAAGCCCCACTTTGTGATCGAGCCCGATGATCCCATGCGGAGGACCGCCTACGTACGCGTCAAGGACATGAGCATTGAGGCCAGCCGGGAGGCGGTGCGGCTCATGCGGACCGGTACCGATTCCGATACCAGCTTCGAGTTTGGCAAGAAGGAACTGCTGCTCATGCGCTACCTCGACGAGTACCAGCGCATCACGGTCAGCCAATTCGCGCAGCTCGCCGACATCCCGAACAAGCGCGCGTCGCACACGCTGGTGCTGCTCGCGCGCGCCGAGGTGCTGAAGCTGCACATTGACGCCGGCGGCGATTACTTCACGCTGGCGAGGAACCGGGCTGCCTGAGGGGGGCTCGGCGGGCTCGGCGGCGCGGGGTGGAGCCCGCCCGGCGGCTTGGCGCTGGCGTGGCGCTGGCGTGGCGGCGTGGCGTGGCGCTGGCGTGGCGCTGGCGTGGCGGCGTGGCGTGGAGCCCTCTCGGCGCCGTGGCGGGGCGCCCGCCCGGCGGCTTGGCGCTGGCGTGGCGGCGTGGCGTGGAGCCCTCTCGGCGCCGTGGCGGGGCGCCCGGGGTGCCCGCCCGGCGGCCGAACGAGGCCCACAGGCCCGCGGATGCCGCCGGCTCGACCCGAGCGCGCCCGCAAAATGCCCCCAAGTGTAATCCGGGGCCGAGATTCCACTCAGAGGCAACTCAGCACGACCCGCATATGGAATCCGGGCCCTTATCCCACATCGCCGGGATGCCGCAGGATCCGGTTGTGGAATCGGCCTACCTGTTTCCATATCGCCCAACCGCCGGGCCCGAGGTCGGCGGCCGATTTGACTACCGCAGGGAGAGCGTCGGAGAAACCAACCTTTCCACATCCCCTCTCGGGGGCATAAGGATGTCACAGGGGCGTCGTAGATTATGCGGTCGGACCATGCATCCGTTATTGTGAGCGCTTAATGCCCATCGTCGATGTAGTCCCGCTGCACGAAACGACCAGTCAGCGGTATCTCAACTACGCGTTATCCGTTATTACCTCCCGGGCGCTGCCCGATATCCGGGACGGCCTGAAGCCCGTGCACCGGCGGATTCTGTACGCGATGTACAACAACCTCCGCCTCTATCCGGACGGAAGGTTTCGCAAATCCGCGACGGTGGTCGGCGAGGTAATGGGCAAGTACCATCCCCACGGAGACTCGGCCATCTACGAAGCGATGGTGCGCATGGCCCAGGACTTCTCACTGCGCGTACCGCTGGTCCACGGCCATGGCAATTTTGGCTCCCTGGACGGTGACAGCCCGGCCGCCATGCGGTACACGGAGGCCAAGCTTCAGGCAGTAGCGATGGAGCTGCTGCAGGAGATCCGGAAAAACACCGTCGCGTTTCGGCCCACGTTCGACGGAACGCTCAACGAGCCGGTAGTCCTTCCGGCCCGTTGGCCGAACCTGCTCGTCAACGGTTCCTCCGGCATTGCCGTCGGCATGGCCACGAACATCCCGCCGCACAACCTGGGCGAGGTGGTCGATGCGCTCATCTACATGGTCGGCAATCCGAACCCGAGGGTGTCGACGCTGGTGGAGAAGTTTGTAAGGGCTCCGGACTTTCCGACGGGAGGCCGGATTCTGAACACGCCGGACGAGCTGCTTGCCATCTACGAAAATGGGGAAGGGCCCGTTGAGGTGCGGGGCGAATACGAGTCCGAGGGCAAGAGTCGGGTCATCGTGACTTCGATTCCCTACGGGATCTCCAAGAGCTCGCTGATCGA contains these protein-coding regions:
- the xseA gene encoding exodeoxyribonuclease VII large subunit, which translates into the protein MTRLVSRLAGLVEREFRTVFVEGEISNFKRPRSGHCYFTVKDERAQVRCTMWASDAARLRFRPADGMRVRIRGGLTVYAARGDLQISVRSMQPAGEGALQKALAELARKLDLEGLFDPARKRSLPRFPRCVGVVTSATGAAVRDILTVLKRRYPLARVVVQPVLVQGDGAANDIARAVRSFNRLPGSHPQRPDVLIVGRGGGSLEDLWAFNEEVTVRAVHASGIPVVSGVGHESDSTLVDLVADQRAATPSMAAELAVPDQEELRGTLRAIAARQDGLIRARIQRARALVERARRVPHPGLRIDRARGEVDRRVTRLERSLASLLERAKLQLEARKARLEGMNPLRPLETGFALVEHAGRRIVSARDVPSDEPFRIRFQEGSVSARQVRNGDGDTSFTSADSEGRSLISNAHTK
- a CDS encoding 30S ribosomal protein THX → MGKGDKRTRRGKIRAKSYGKSRPRKSNKASKKS
- a CDS encoding M14 family metallopeptidase yields the protein MRKTGVARAQWSALATAVLLLIAPRSGAQELDLGFLQTRAEATGYAETTGYDEAVAFLEVAAAQSDRLHITTFGYTTEGRSLPLVVWGDVDPDPVSLREDTRLRIYLQGNIHAGEVCGKEAMLALVRDLAAGGYDAWLDDVVLLIAPIYNADGNERVSLYNRPRQHGPVGGMGQRPNARNLDLNRDHMKLASPEARSLVRMISAYDPHVLVDLHTTNGSRHGYHLTYAPPLNPNTHPAIDGLLRDELLPAVTDAVREQHGWEFYHYGNLPFRNAPRGWYTFDHRPRFSNNYAGLRNRFGILSEAYSYASFEDRVRASRAFVEAIVNYAAANREAMMGALREADDAVLPGSEYGVTATWKPTPEDVPILLGEVEQVRNPYSGAPMLLRTDETRVEDMPAYIAFQAAETTVLPEAYLIPPGHDSVIALLKDHGVEVMAAPGGRALGEAFGIDSTRVAERAFQGVNERTILGSWAPRSQETTQEWTRVPLAQPLGRLVAYLLEPRSDDGIVNWDLIQFDGPEYPILRIPAGHRE
- a CDS encoding enoyl-CoA hydratase/isomerase family protein, whose protein sequence is MIRIDHQIHPSVRTIRMDRAEKRNALDAELVEALTAAVVHADEDDAIRVIVLTGTGKAFSAGADLAALQRLASASFEDNLNDSRTLADLFESVYQSSKPVVARVNGHAIAGGCGLAAVCDFVVADDRARFGFTEVRIGFVPAIISVYLLERFPEAAVRRDFLHGGLFTAAEAAERGLVNQVVGADALDAAVASLAGDLARETSPTAVAATKLLLRQQHPDHDVRLERAVELNARARGTAECRAGVAAFLAKTPFPWADAWDSNA
- a CDS encoding phosphoribosylformylglycinamidine cyclo-ligase, which translates into the protein MSITYKDAGVDIEAGEETVRRIKPLVRSTFTPGVLADIGAFGGFFELDLAAWKRPVLVSSVDGVGTKLKVAFRSDKHDTVGQCLVNHCVNDIAVCGAKPLYFLDYFSTGALDPGVAEDVIAGFAVACRENGCALIGGETAEMPDLYQEGEYDLAGTVVGVVEKDRILDGSRVEKGDVLIGLPSTGLHTNGYSLARKVLFSRFEVTDRPDALGGASVGEALLAVHRSYLQAIQALTERDMAHGFVHVTGGGIPGNTRRIMPDGLTFEVLYEAWERPALFRLIQEIGHVPEEDMRRTFNLGIGLIACVPGAAASEALEIWRSMGEEPAVIGRVLADA
- the plsY gene encoding glycerol-3-phosphate 1-O-acyltransferase PlsY codes for the protein MLSIAVIIVLSYLVGSIPGSILVGKALYGVDLRAHGSGNAGATNTFRVLGWKAGTLATVIDVGKGLLAAGLIATIRIDAVPQGLGFWNAESVIRLIAGIAAVVGHMYPVWAGFRGGKGVNTSAGVLFALTPVSMLITLAVFATVLFLSRYVSLASLAATAAFPSTIAIRKYVFGVDTLDASLLFLSLIMAAAIFYGHRSNIERLRSGTESRIRSFRPAVGMRNRGEL
- a CDS encoding NAD(P)H-dependent glycerol-3-phosphate dehydrogenase yields the protein MEDRIAVIGAGSWGTALAISLALGGRDVSLWARRSEAAEVMRTERHNPTYLPRAIIPDGVQVTSDLESAIRDRGVWLFATPSQSVREVAGKVAGFATPKHVLVSVAKGIENGTLLTTSGVLREAVPTVPAERIGVLYGPSHAEEVAAAVPTAVVVAFDDLEVAEHVQDLFMSPRLRVYSNPDLLGVEIAGSVKNILAIATGICDGVGYGDNAKAALITRGIAEIKRLGVAMGAREETFSGLAGIGDLVVTCMSRHSRNRYVGEQIGKGRALDDIRSEMKMVAEGVRTAVSVHELAARHKVEMPIVEAVYDILFNGKAPRAAVHDLMTRAAKREDRLYIDSPA
- a CDS encoding ATP-binding protein — protein: MISESPQEKSLSLSDVQRLAGIGEGQFIEFKRRVPQGRRLAKEVVAFANSSGGHLLLGVNDAGEVVGLRDVHEEIFALERALEQHCYPAVAYSLERVEVSRRREVIVVRVPESEGKPHFVIEPDDPMRRTAYVRVKDMSIEASREAVRLMRTGTDSDTSFEFGKKELLLMRYLDEYQRITVSQFAQLADIPNKRASHTLVLLARAEVLKLHIDAGGDYFTLARNRAA